A stretch of Falco rusticolus isolate bFalRus1 chromosome 2, bFalRus1.pri, whole genome shotgun sequence DNA encodes these proteins:
- the TAF1D gene encoding TATA box-binding protein-associated factor RNA polymerase I subunit D isoform X4, giving the protein MERSCSRQKNTAPEESSDELNSICKPSAASAEIVLDSSDAEIDLSTASGSEYHPKCSIAPSKQKKRSRSSRQQTESVAGAPENESSSDSSVSPQSPVRSLETSKKQESKLNLKAIFAYHFRGKKFKAAAHQKFWRSSRKKKKKKKKHEGTQMRTGRPPLTASPQEQRRRLLDRGFRFPFVEKHYGKKDIPLKMVLGYEQAATKGYFQYIEVLKYEEHLKKALGALQASEDLERECLLVRKHKYLDDEGPISPIEETK; this is encoded by the exons ATGGAGCGTTCATgttcaaggcagaaaaacaCTGCTCCTGAGGAGTCTTCAGATGAGCTTAACAGTATATGCAAGCCATCAGCTGCTTCAGCTGAGATTGTACTAGACAGCAGCGATGCAGAAAT tgatCTCTCCACTGCTAGTGGTAGTGAGTACCATCCTAAGTGCTCCATTGCaccttcaaagcaaaaaaagagatctCGGTCTTCAAGGCAACAAACTGAATCTGTTGCAGGAGcacctgaaaatgaaagctcTTCAGATTCTTCTGTGTCCCCTCAAAGTCCAGTAAGATCATTGGAAACTTCCAAGAAGCAGGAGTCAAAACTCAATTTGAAAGCCATTTTTGCCTATCACTTCAGGGGAAAGAAGTTTAAGGCTGCTGCACACCAGAAATTCTGGCGTAGCTcgaggaagaagaagaagaagaagaaaaagcatgaggGCACCCAGATGCGTACAGGGAGGCCACCACTGACAGCCTCACCTCAAGAACAAAGGAGGCGGCTTCTAGACAGAGGTTTTCGATTCCCCTTTGTTGAAAAACATTATGGGAAGAAAGATATTCCCTTAAAGATGGTTCTTGGCTATGAG caagcAGCTACAAAGGGATATTTCCAGTACATTGAAGTCCTTAAATATGAAGAACATCTTAAAAAAGCTTTAGGAGCCCTTCAGGCTAGTGAAGACTTGGAAAGAGAATGTCTGTTGGTACggaaacacaaatatttagaTGATGAAGGCCCCATCTCCCCAATTGAGGAGACAAAGTAA
- the TAF1D gene encoding TATA box-binding protein-associated factor RNA polymerase I subunit D isoform X3, which yields MERSCSRQKNTAPEESSDELNSICKPSAASAEIVLDSSDAEIDLSTASGSEYHPKCSIAPSKQKKRSRSSRQQTESVAGAPENESSSDSSVSPQSPVRSLETSKKQESKLNLKAIFAYHFRGKKFKAAAHQKFWRSSRKKKKKKKKHEGTQMRTGRPPLTASPQEQRRRLLDRGFRFPFVEKHYGKKDIPLKMVLGYEQAATKGYFQYIEVLKYEEHLKKALGALQASEDLERECLLVRKHKYLDDEGPISPIEETNDDDDANSLNSDNQEDLDARVVAST from the exons ATGGAGCGTTCATgttcaaggcagaaaaacaCTGCTCCTGAGGAGTCTTCAGATGAGCTTAACAGTATATGCAAGCCATCAGCTGCTTCAGCTGAGATTGTACTAGACAGCAGCGATGCAGAAAT tgatCTCTCCACTGCTAGTGGTAGTGAGTACCATCCTAAGTGCTCCATTGCaccttcaaagcaaaaaaagagatctCGGTCTTCAAGGCAACAAACTGAATCTGTTGCAGGAGcacctgaaaatgaaagctcTTCAGATTCTTCTGTGTCCCCTCAAAGTCCAGTAAGATCATTGGAAACTTCCAAGAAGCAGGAGTCAAAACTCAATTTGAAAGCCATTTTTGCCTATCACTTCAGGGGAAAGAAGTTTAAGGCTGCTGCACACCAGAAATTCTGGCGTAGCTcgaggaagaagaagaagaagaagaaaaagcatgaggGCACCCAGATGCGTACAGGGAGGCCACCACTGACAGCCTCACCTCAAGAACAAAGGAGGCGGCTTCTAGACAGAGGTTTTCGATTCCCCTTTGTTGAAAAACATTATGGGAAGAAAGATATTCCCTTAAAGATGGTTCTTGGCTATGAG caagcAGCTACAAAGGGATATTTCCAGTACATTGAAGTCCTTAAATATGAAGAACATCTTAAAAAAGCTTTAGGAGCCCTTCAGGCTAGTGAAGACTTGGAAAGAGAATGTCTGTTGGTACggaaacacaaatatttagaTGATGAAGGCCCCATCTCCCCAATTGAGGAGACAAA